The following proteins come from a genomic window of Nocardioides albertanoniae:
- a CDS encoding low temperature requirement protein A has product MTTTSRLRRMTGRDPQEEHRASTPLELLFDLTFVVAFGTSGNELAHQLAAGHVTAGIIAFCFATFAICWAWINYSWMASAYDTDDWAFRLLTMVQMVGVIVMALGLP; this is encoded by the coding sequence GTGACAACGACCAGCCGCCTACGACGCATGACCGGCCGCGACCCGCAGGAGGAGCATCGGGCGTCGACGCCCCTCGAGCTGCTCTTCGACCTGACCTTCGTCGTCGCGTTCGGCACGAGCGGCAACGAGCTCGCCCATCAGCTCGCGGCCGGGCACGTCACGGCGGGCATCATCGCGTTCTGCTTCGCGACCTTCGCGATCTGCTGGGCGTGGATCAACTACTCCTGGATGGCCTCGGCCTACGACACCGACGACTGGGCGTTCCGGCTGCTCACCATGGTGCAGATGGTCGGCGTGATCGTCATGGCCCTCGGTCTGCCGCA